A genomic segment from Bacillus cereus G9842 encodes:
- a CDS encoding MarR family transcriptional regulator has protein sequence MNKEEQVMNGFRELYNKLVWLNKDKMEEGLKGFKSSEVHCIEYIENNVDSNVTQLAEAFYVTRGAISRMTKKLIQKGLIESYQKSENKKEIYFRLTEEGKEIYKIHEDLHKEFQERDKAVFEQVTEEEFDSIISFVEKYSRHLDAEIKKQGIHIKS, from the coding sequence ATGAATAAAGAAGAACAGGTCATGAACGGTTTCAGGGAATTATATAATAAGCTGGTTTGGCTTAATAAAGATAAGATGGAAGAAGGTCTTAAAGGTTTTAAGTCTTCTGAAGTCCACTGCATTGAATATATTGAAAATAATGTGGATTCTAATGTGACACAACTTGCAGAGGCTTTTTATGTGACTCGCGGTGCTATAAGTAGAATGACTAAGAAGCTCATACAAAAAGGCCTTATTGAAAGCTACCAAAAGTCGGAAAATAAGAAAGAAATTTATTTTAGGCTTACCGAAGAAGGGAAAGAAATTTATAAAATCCATGAAGATCTGCACAAAGAGTTTCAAGAGCGGGATAAAGCTGTATTTGAGCAAGTAACTGAAGAAGAATTCGACAGTATAATTAGTTTCGTGGAAAAGTATAGTAGACATTTGGATGCAGAAATAAAGAAACAAGGTATACATATTAAATCCTAA
- a CDS encoding MFS transporter, producing the protein MSIFRSQNERKTEKSIDKHALLFGLISVFLCGIGFSIIMPVVPFLVQPYTSNPEEQALVVTLLTSVYAACVFLAAPVLGALSDKYGRRPLLLICLFGSAIGYLVFGIGGALWVLFAGRIIEGITGGSISTIFAYFADIIPKEQRTKYFGWVSAVVGAGTIIGPTIGGLLAKFGDTVPMYFGAIITLINVVYGIKYMPESLDKNNRLKEITFVRLNPFAQLANILSMKNLKWLLVSAFLLWIPNGSLQAIFTQFTMDTFSWKPALIGLMFSILGFQDIVSQSFIMPKLLIQLSDKQIAILGMGSEIIGYSFIAASALFSLYPLLIVGMLMYGFGDSIFGPSFNGMLSKSGGSSEQGRIQGGSQSIQALARMIGPIIGGQIYVSLGHAAPAFMGMILIVAAIAVLYKGTHATV; encoded by the coding sequence ATGTCTATATTTAGATCACAAAATGAAAGGAAAACTGAAAAAAGCATAGATAAACATGCTTTACTATTCGGACTTATTTCTGTATTTCTTTGTGGTATAGGTTTCAGTATTATCATGCCTGTAGTCCCATTCTTAGTACAGCCATATACAAGTAATCCGGAAGAACAAGCATTAGTTGTTACACTACTAACTTCCGTATATGCGGCTTGCGTGTTTTTAGCTGCCCCAGTACTCGGAGCTTTAAGCGATAAGTATGGCCGTCGTCCATTACTTTTAATATGCTTATTTGGTTCTGCAATTGGGTACTTAGTTTTTGGTATAGGAGGAGCTTTATGGGTACTATTTGCTGGACGCATAATAGAAGGAATAACAGGCGGGAGCATAAGTACTATCTTCGCATATTTTGCAGACATCATTCCAAAAGAGCAGAGAACGAAATACTTTGGATGGGTGAGTGCAGTTGTAGGTGCGGGAACTATCATTGGCCCCACTATTGGGGGATTACTTGCCAAGTTTGGTGATACTGTACCTATGTATTTTGGAGCAATCATAACGTTAATAAATGTTGTATATGGGATCAAATATATGCCTGAGAGTCTTGACAAAAATAATAGGTTAAAAGAGATTACTTTTGTAAGGTTGAATCCTTTTGCACAGCTAGCAAACATACTTTCCATGAAAAATTTAAAATGGTTACTTGTCTCAGCGTTTTTACTTTGGATACCTAACGGATCTTTACAAGCAATTTTCACGCAATTTACAATGGATACTTTCAGTTGGAAACCTGCACTAATCGGACTTATGTTTTCAATTTTGGGCTTTCAAGACATTGTTTCACAAAGTTTTATAATGCCAAAGCTTTTGATCCAGCTTAGTGATAAACAAATAGCAATTCTTGGGATGGGTTCGGAGATTATAGGATACAGTTTTATTGCGGCATCAGCTTTGTTTTCACTCTATCCACTACTTATCGTTGGAATGCTGATGTATGGTTTTGGGGATTCAATTTTCGGGCCTTCATTCAACGGGATGCTTTCAAAGTCTGGCGGTTCTAGTGAACAAGGAAGGATTCAAGGGGGAAGTCAATCTATTCAAGCTTTAGCAAGAATGATTGGTCCTATTATTGGAGGGCAAATCTATGTATCGCTTGGTCATGCTGCACCTGCTTTTATGGGTATGATCCTTATAGTCGCGGCAATAGCAGTTTTGTATAAGGGGACACATGCAACTGTATAA
- a CDS encoding aminotransferase class V-fold PLP-dependent enzyme translates to MGLIYKVADQDWEFESIHKLNYKTFVEEIPQHEETKDQFRIDRFHEENTYLICLDEDRLVGMVAVRGKRPFSLDYKISNLDVYLQEHGEKVYEIRLLSVEREYRNGRALLGLIRFLHRYLLLNGYELALISATTRELALYEQMGFKDFHTLVGTEAATYQPMYVTPAMFEESSVGSIMTKEYTFLPGPVDIEENVRKAFCTKPISHRSKSFQVTMDNVKKRLLHMTKAKHVQLMLGTGTLANDAIALQLRSLKGKGLVLTNGEFGNRLVGHAKRAQLHFDTYKKEMREPFIYTELEEIMTTGNYEWLWFVHHETSTGMLNDLNELNTLCNENQMKLCVDCISSIGAIPIDLKDVYFASGVSGKAIKSYTGISFVFHNHIVKINEAVPAYMDIGMYEENESIPYSQSWNLIYALQEALKRFEDEKAFVKIKETYDYVEEVITDMGLKLVSPKEHAAPIILTIVLSEDHSSKVVGDALALQGYIVHYESSYLQKNNWIQIACLNHYKERDMKRMLNCLQMCLFQSGVQI, encoded by the coding sequence ATGGGGTTAATTTATAAAGTTGCTGATCAAGATTGGGAATTTGAAAGTATACATAAATTAAATTATAAAACTTTTGTGGAAGAGATTCCACAACATGAAGAAACGAAAGACCAGTTTCGTATAGATAGGTTTCATGAAGAAAATACATATTTAATTTGTTTAGATGAGGATAGATTAGTAGGTATGGTCGCGGTGCGGGGAAAACGACCATTCTCGTTAGATTATAAAATTTCAAATTTAGATGTTTATTTGCAAGAGCATGGAGAAAAAGTGTATGAAATTCGTTTACTTTCAGTAGAACGTGAATATAGGAATGGAAGAGCGTTGTTAGGATTAATCCGTTTTCTACATCGTTATTTGCTTCTAAACGGATATGAATTAGCACTCATTTCTGCAACAACACGTGAACTAGCTTTATATGAGCAGATGGGATTCAAAGATTTCCATACGTTAGTTGGTACAGAAGCAGCAACCTACCAGCCAATGTATGTTACCCCTGCTATGTTTGAAGAATCGAGTGTTGGAAGTATTATGACGAAAGAATACACGTTTTTACCTGGTCCAGTAGACATTGAAGAGAACGTTCGAAAGGCATTTTGTACTAAGCCTATTTCGCATCGCTCTAAGTCATTTCAAGTGACAATGGACAATGTGAAAAAACGGTTACTTCACATGACAAAAGCAAAACATGTACAACTTATGTTAGGAACAGGGACGTTAGCCAATGATGCGATTGCTTTACAGTTACGTTCTTTAAAAGGGAAAGGACTAGTATTAACAAATGGAGAATTTGGAAATAGATTAGTTGGGCATGCAAAACGAGCACAGTTACATTTTGATACGTATAAAAAGGAAATGAGAGAGCCGTTTATTTATACAGAATTAGAAGAAATAATGACAACTGGAAATTATGAATGGCTTTGGTTTGTTCATCATGAAACATCTACTGGAATGTTAAACGATTTAAACGAGCTAAATACTCTTTGTAACGAGAATCAAATGAAACTATGTGTAGATTGCATAAGCTCAATTGGAGCAATACCAATAGACTTGAAGGATGTGTATTTTGCAAGTGGTGTTAGCGGTAAAGCGATTAAATCATATACAGGAATTTCTTTCGTTTTTCATAACCACATTGTAAAAATAAACGAGGCTGTGCCGGCCTATATGGACATTGGCATGTATGAAGAAAATGAAAGCATTCCATACTCACAATCATGGAATTTAATTTATGCATTGCAAGAAGCGTTGAAGAGATTTGAAGATGAAAAGGCATTTGTAAAAATTAAAGAGACATACGATTATGTTGAAGAAGTTATTACTGATATGGGTTTAAAGCTTGTTTCACCTAAAGAACATGCCGCGCCAATTATACTTACTATTGTATTGAGCGAAGATCATTCTTCTAAAGTAGTAGGCGATGCATTAGCATTACAAGGATACATCGTTCATTATGAGTCATCTTATTTACAAAAGAATAATTGGATCCAAATTGCATGTTTAAATCATTATAAAGAACGTGATATGAAGAGGATGTTGAATTGTTTGCAAATGTGTTTATTTCAGAGTGGGGTACAAATATAA
- a CDS encoding YkvA family protein has translation MEKQTLWKKFKKSSVNLGKSSVYESIILFYTMKKKELPTKAKFIILAALSYYVLTIDFIPDIAAIIGIGLLDDVLAIAVAHKYVMRHADAEIREKSKVKMESLFTSAQA, from the coding sequence ATGGAGAAACAGACACTTTGGAAAAAGTTCAAAAAAAGCTCTGTAAACCTCGGTAAATCCAGCGTATATGAAAGTATTATCTTATTCTACACAATGAAAAAGAAAGAATTACCTACTAAAGCGAAATTCATAATATTAGCCGCTTTATCTTATTACGTATTAACAATTGATTTCATTCCAGATATAGCTGCTATTATTGGGATTGGCTTATTAGATGATGTTTTAGCAATCGCTGTAGCGCATAAATATGTTATGCGCCATGCAGATGCTGAAATTCGAGAGAAGAGCAAGGTAAAAATGGAGTCATTATTTACTTCAGCACAAGCATAA
- a CDS encoding DEAD/DEAH box helicase: protein MVYLKNFLELGISETFNHTLRENGITEATPIQEKAIPVILSGKDIIGQAKTGTGKTLAFVLPILEKINPESSDVQALIVAPTRELALQITTEIKKMLVQREDINVLAIYGGQDVAQQLRKLKGNTHIVVATPGRLLDHIRRETIDLSNLSTIVLDEADQMLYFGFLYDIEDILDETPGSKQTMLFSATMPKDIKKLAKRYMDEPQMIQVQSEEVTVDTIEQRVIETTDRAKPDALRFVMDRDQPFLAVIFCRTKVRASKLYDNLKGLGYNCAELHGDIPQAKRERVMKSFREAKIQYLIATDVAARGLDVDGVTHVFNFDIPEDVESYIHRIGRTGRAGGSGLAITFVAAKDEKHLEEIEKTLGAPIQREIIEQPKIKRVDENGKPVPKPAPKKSGQNRQRDSREGSRSESRRDSRNSSRSDSRNENNRSFNKSSNKKGSTKQGQQRRGR, encoded by the coding sequence GTGGTCTATTTGAAAAACTTTTTAGAATTAGGAATTAGTGAAACTTTTAATCATACATTACGTGAAAATGGAATTACAGAAGCAACACCAATTCAAGAAAAGGCAATTCCAGTTATTCTGTCAGGTAAAGATATTATTGGGCAGGCGAAAACTGGAACGGGTAAAACGTTAGCATTTGTGTTACCGATTTTAGAAAAAATCAATCCAGAGTCTAGTGATGTTCAGGCTTTAATTGTTGCACCAACAAGGGAACTAGCTCTGCAAATTACAACTGAAATTAAAAAAATGCTTGTTCAAAGAGAAGATATTAATGTACTAGCGATTTATGGTGGGCAAGATGTAGCACAACAATTGAGAAAATTAAAAGGTAATACACATATTGTTGTTGCAACACCAGGACGATTATTAGATCATATACGACGCGAAACAATTGATTTAAGTAATCTTTCAACGATTGTACTAGATGAAGCGGATCAAATGCTTTATTTCGGTTTCTTATATGATATTGAAGATATTTTAGATGAGACACCTGGTAGTAAACAAACGATGTTATTCTCAGCAACGATGCCAAAAGATATTAAAAAATTGGCGAAGCGTTATATGGATGAGCCGCAAATGATTCAAGTACAAAGTGAAGAAGTAACGGTAGATACAATTGAGCAGCGTGTCATTGAGACGACAGATCGTGCAAAGCCAGATGCACTTCGTTTTGTTATGGATCGTGACCAGCCATTTTTAGCAGTTATTTTCTGTCGTACAAAGGTTAGAGCAAGTAAGCTTTATGATAATTTAAAAGGATTAGGTTACAATTGTGCTGAACTTCATGGTGATATACCTCAAGCGAAACGTGAAAGAGTTATGAAGAGTTTCCGCGAAGCTAAAATTCAGTACTTAATCGCAACGGATGTAGCAGCTCGTGGACTTGATGTAGATGGTGTAACGCACGTATTTAACTTTGATATCCCTGAAGATGTAGAAAGTTATATTCACCGCATTGGCCGAACAGGACGTGCAGGTGGATCAGGTCTTGCAATTACGTTCGTTGCAGCGAAAGATGAAAAACATTTAGAAGAAATTGAAAAAACGCTTGGTGCACCAATACAAAGAGAAATAATCGAACAACCGAAGATAAAACGTGTAGATGAAAATGGAAAACCGGTACCAAAGCCGGCTCCAAAGAAATCAGGTCAAAATCGTCAAAGAGATAGCCGCGAAGGTTCAAGAAGTGAATCAAGACGTGATTCGAGAAATAGCTCGAGAAGTGATTCAAGAAATGAAAATAACCGATCATTTAATAAGTCAAGTAATAAAAAAGGTAGTACAAAGCAAGGTCAGCAAAGACGTGGCCGTTAA
- a CDS encoding class I SAM-dependent methyltransferase yields the protein MKTETLHTQEDILKMLDSLLRPAEPFWNEFYENREKDVPFFENVPDENLVSNIQKERVSKGKVLELGCGPGRNAIYLATQGFDVTAVDLSVEGINWAKERALAKGVEIHFICNSIFNLEVQNEFDFVYDSGCLHHIPPHRRINYVDLIKNSLKSGGYFGLTCFAAGNLDERNGSEITDWDVYREWSLQGGLAYSEEKLREIFKEFEVIEIRRMKQMKQPKEMFGESFLWTALFKKK from the coding sequence ATGAAAACTGAAACGTTACACACACAAGAAGACATTTTAAAAATGCTTGATTCATTATTAAGACCTGCAGAACCATTTTGGAATGAGTTTTATGAGAATAGAGAAAAGGATGTTCCGTTTTTTGAAAATGTTCCAGATGAGAATCTAGTTTCGAATATACAAAAAGAGAGAGTTTCAAAAGGGAAGGTATTAGAACTTGGATGTGGTCCAGGTAGAAATGCCATTTATTTAGCGACTCAAGGATTTGATGTAACAGCAGTGGATTTATCTGTAGAAGGCATTAACTGGGCAAAAGAGAGGGCATTGGCAAAAGGGGTAGAAATTCATTTTATTTGTAATTCAATTTTTAATTTAGAGGTTCAAAACGAATTTGATTTTGTATATGATTCGGGCTGTTTGCATCACATTCCACCGCATAGAAGAATAAATTATGTGGATTTAATTAAAAACTCATTAAAATCGGGTGGTTATTTCGGATTAACATGTTTTGCAGCAGGCAATTTAGATGAGCGAAATGGATCAGAAATAACAGATTGGGACGTATATAGAGAATGGAGTCTACAAGGTGGTCTTGCATACTCGGAAGAAAAGTTAAGAGAGATATTTAAAGAATTTGAGGTAATTGAGATTAGAAGGATGAAACAAATGAAACAACCGAAAGAAATGTTTGGAGAATCATTTCTTTGGACAGCATTATTTAAGAAGAAATAA
- the tdcB gene encoding bifunctional threonine ammonia-lyase/L-serine ammonia-lyase TdcB, whose amino-acid sequence MITRKLPLHIDNIKKAHKILDRNARKTPLVKSFYLTSKTGGEIHLKLENMQLTGSFKFRGAFNKMSRLTDQEKERGVIACSAGNHAQGVALSAHLLGIKSKIVMPISAPQAKVEATRGYGSEVILHGETFDDAKAKCEEIIRETGETYLHPYDDVEVMAGQGTIGLDILDDMWDVDTVIVPIGGGGIISGISVALKSFNPSINIIGVQADNVHGMKASYDKGAIVEHYEAPTIADGCAVKIPGELTFEIVKELVDDIVTVSEKELEVAMKDLLQRGKAVVEGAGALATAALLAGKVDSYIKGKKVVAVISGGNVDLQRISSVCEHFFVANEVK is encoded by the coding sequence ATGATAACTAGAAAACTACCATTACATATAGATAATATTAAAAAAGCTCACAAGATTCTAGATAGAAATGCTCGTAAAACGCCATTAGTAAAATCTTTTTACTTGACTAGTAAAACGGGCGGAGAAATTCATTTGAAATTAGAAAATATGCAATTAACGGGTTCTTTTAAATTTCGTGGCGCATTTAATAAAATGTCGCGGCTCACGGATCAAGAAAAAGAAAGAGGTGTAATTGCATGTTCAGCAGGTAATCATGCACAAGGAGTTGCATTATCTGCTCATTTACTCGGTATTAAGAGTAAAATTGTTATGCCAATTTCTGCACCGCAGGCTAAAGTCGAAGCAACTAGAGGATATGGATCTGAAGTAATTTTACATGGTGAAACATTTGATGATGCAAAGGCAAAATGTGAAGAAATTATAAGGGAAACAGGTGAGACATACTTACATCCATATGATGATGTAGAGGTAATGGCTGGTCAAGGTACAATTGGATTAGATATTCTTGATGATATGTGGGATGTAGATACTGTCATTGTACCAATAGGTGGAGGCGGAATTATTTCTGGTATTTCTGTAGCATTAAAATCTTTTAATCCATCGATTAATATAATTGGTGTCCAAGCAGATAATGTTCATGGAATGAAGGCATCTTACGATAAAGGAGCAATCGTAGAACATTATGAGGCGCCTACTATTGCAGATGGTTGCGCTGTTAAAATACCAGGGGAATTAACATTTGAAATTGTAAAAGAATTAGTAGATGATATTGTAACTGTATCAGAAAAAGAACTGGAAGTAGCGATGAAAGATTTATTACAACGTGGGAAAGCTGTTGTAGAAGGTGCAGGTGCATTAGCAACTGCTGCACTTCTTGCAGGAAAAGTTGATAGCTATATAAAAGGAAAAAAAGTAGTAGCGGTTATATCTGGTGGGAACGTGGACTTACAGCGCATATCAAGTGTATGTGAGCACTTTTTTGTCGCTAATGAAGTGAAATAG
- the plsY gene encoding glycerol-3-phosphate 1-O-acyltransferase PlsY, giving the protein MINSMQFLYLVASYLIGNILTAYIVTKLRHNVDIRGEGSGNPGARNMGRVYGKGYFIATFLGDAIKGAIVVTVAKYLFEDPTFVMLTLLAVIIGHIYPVLFKGKGGKGISTFIGGLIAFDYLIALTLIGIFIVFYLIFKGFTKPGLITIACLPICMILYSYSIVTTILSGMIIVLILYVNRE; this is encoded by the coding sequence ATGATTAATAGTATGCAGTTTTTATATTTGGTGGCTTCTTATTTAATTGGAAACATCTTGACCGCTTATATAGTAACAAAATTGAGACATAACGTTGATATTAGGGGTGAAGGAAGCGGAAATCCTGGTGCAAGAAATATGGGGCGCGTATATGGAAAAGGGTATTTCATCGCTACATTTTTAGGTGATGCAATTAAAGGAGCAATCGTTGTTACTGTTGCAAAATATCTTTTTGAAGATCCTACATTCGTAATGTTAACATTATTGGCCGTTATTATTGGACATATTTACCCAGTTTTATTTAAAGGTAAGGGCGGTAAAGGTATTTCAACATTTATTGGAGGATTAATCGCATTTGATTATTTGATAGCGCTTACCCTCATAGGCATTTTTATTGTATTTTATTTAATATTTAAAGGATTTACGAAGCCAGGACTAATTACGATTGCTTGTTTACCAATTTGTATGATTCTTTATTCTTATTCTATTGTTACGACTATTTTAAGTGGAATGATTATTGTACTTATTCTATATGTAAATCGAGAATAA
- the anmK gene encoding anhydro-N-acetylmuramic acid kinase AnmK, protein MYIAGVMSGTSLDGIDVALVHIEGSGVDSKIELIHFTTVPFCNDMKNEIQQALSIETSNVQLICSLNFKLGLCFANAVKEVCKEANFPLRQLDLIGSHGQTIYHQPKQEGNIISSTLQIGEPAVIAYETNTTVISNFRTMDMAAGGQGAPLVPYSEIILYRHQTKNRLLQNIGGIGNVTVVPSKRSNESVIAFDTGPGNMIIDEVCQRLFQLSYDQNGKIAKQGVVVDEILTYCMNHPFLNVKPPKSTGREQFGEAFVTELLNRFEKHSRENILATVTMFTASSIVHHYQEFIFPYYEIDEVILGGGGSYNRTLVEMIRFGLKEEKCKIFTQEDLGYSSAAKEAIAFAILANETYHRNPSNVPSATGAKQSVVLGNITFPPI, encoded by the coding sequence ATGTATATTGCAGGGGTAATGTCTGGTACTTCATTAGATGGAATAGATGTAGCGCTCGTTCATATAGAAGGAAGTGGTGTAGATTCTAAAATCGAACTCATCCATTTTACTACTGTTCCATTTTGTAATGATATGAAAAATGAGATCCAACAAGCGTTATCAATTGAAACTTCGAATGTCCAACTTATATGTAGTTTAAATTTTAAACTTGGTTTATGCTTCGCCAATGCTGTAAAGGAAGTTTGTAAAGAGGCCAATTTTCCTTTGAGACAATTAGATTTAATAGGCTCTCACGGACAAACGATTTATCATCAGCCAAAGCAAGAAGGAAATATTATTTCTTCAACATTGCAAATTGGGGAACCAGCAGTAATAGCATATGAAACGAACACGACAGTTATCTCGAATTTCCGAACGATGGACATGGCGGCAGGGGGACAAGGTGCACCACTTGTACCATATTCAGAGATTATTTTATATCGGCATCAAACTAAAAATAGACTACTACAAAATATTGGCGGGATTGGTAATGTTACAGTGGTTCCAAGTAAACGAAGTAATGAGAGTGTTATTGCTTTTGATACTGGACCAGGGAATATGATAATTGATGAAGTATGTCAAAGGTTATTTCAGTTGTCATATGATCAAAATGGTAAGATTGCAAAACAGGGAGTAGTTGTAGATGAAATTTTGACTTATTGTATGAACCATCCATTTTTGAACGTGAAACCACCAAAATCAACAGGTAGAGAACAGTTTGGAGAAGCGTTTGTGACTGAATTATTGAATCGATTTGAAAAGCATAGTAGAGAAAATATATTGGCAACTGTCACAATGTTTACAGCAAGTTCAATTGTTCATCATTATCAGGAATTTATTTTTCCGTATTATGAAATCGATGAAGTAATTTTAGGCGGGGGCGGAAGTTATAATCGTACACTTGTTGAAATGATACGATTTGGATTAAAGGAAGAAAAATGCAAAATATTTACTCAAGAAGATTTAGGCTATTCCTCAGCGGCGAAAGAAGCAATCGCCTTTGCGATTTTAGCAAACGAAACGTATCATCGTAATCCGAGTAATGTGCCGAGCGCAACAGGTGCAAAGCAATCTGTAGTTTTAGGGAATATAACATTCCCTCCAATTTGA
- a CDS encoding MBL fold metallo-hydrolase yields MKIIELPIEFEFNGQKQCVYPSLIIVHNELTLVDTGYTSFLPLIENAILKHGYEMKNLKNIIITHYDDDHLGALYDFKVKYPHINIIASEIESNYISGDIKSERLVQAEKMLERMPNEEKEFGKWFIQQLKNIKHISVDEKVHDGQMILNNECQIVATPGHTSGHISLYFPNLDCVITGDAAVQENRELVIANPDFCLDIERAEKSLNRIKSLKAAQYYCYHGGKLTL; encoded by the coding sequence ATGAAAATAATAGAACTACCAATTGAATTCGAATTTAACGGGCAAAAACAATGTGTTTATCCAAGTTTAATTATAGTACATAATGAATTAACATTAGTCGATACAGGATATACAAGTTTTTTACCTTTAATTGAAAATGCAATATTAAAACATGGATATGAGATGAAAAACTTAAAAAATATAATTATTACTCATTATGATGATGATCATCTAGGGGCTTTATATGATTTCAAAGTGAAATATCCTCACATTAATATTATTGCTAGTGAAATTGAATCTAACTATATTAGTGGTGATATAAAATCAGAGAGGTTAGTTCAAGCTGAAAAAATGTTAGAACGTATGCCAAATGAAGAAAAAGAATTTGGTAAATGGTTTATACAACAGTTAAAAAATATAAAACATATTTCCGTCGATGAAAAAGTGCATGATGGTCAAATGATTTTGAATAATGAATGTCAAATAGTAGCGACGCCAGGACATACTTCGGGGCATATTTCATTATATTTTCCGAATTTAGACTGTGTAATTACAGGAGATGCAGCGGTTCAAGAGAATCGTGAGTTAGTAATAGCTAATCCGGATTTTTGCTTAGATATAGAAAGGGCGGAAAAGTCTTTAAATAGGATTAAAAGTCTTAAAGCAGCACAGTATTATTGCTACCATGGAGGAAAGCTGACTTTATAA
- a CDS encoding BadF/BadG/BcrA/BcrD ATPase family protein, producing the protein MKYMIGVDGGGTKTEAIAFDKDGNEFARATSGFGNILIDFEEALVHIMEVIDQCQKGLLKGDCVCICLGLAGVSGANTNELTLRLKKKYGTPIEVFNDAMIAHAATLKGNDGILTIGGTGAICLGKKEEAYEYSGGWGHILGDEGSGYWIALQSLKKMAIQFDQGISLCPLSLNIQRQFQLLTPSHIKSLVYTSSKDKIAAIAPLVIQEARNGNDDAHEIIMQAGKELARITVNVYNKLNFKHSTPIAVSGSILRLVPEIFAVFKKCCEESMKEIIFVSQAEMAVKGTYYLMRDIYF; encoded by the coding sequence ATGAAGTATATGATTGGAGTAGATGGCGGGGGAACGAAGACAGAAGCAATTGCATTTGATAAAGACGGTAACGAATTTGCAAGAGCTACAAGTGGATTTGGAAATATATTAATAGATTTTGAAGAAGCTCTTGTGCATATTATGGAAGTGATTGATCAATGCCAGAAAGGGTTATTAAAGGGGGATTGCGTTTGTATTTGTTTAGGATTAGCGGGTGTAAGTGGAGCAAATACAAATGAATTAACATTACGTCTAAAAAAGAAGTATGGAACACCAATTGAAGTATTCAATGACGCAATGATCGCACATGCAGCTACTTTAAAAGGGAATGACGGAATTTTAACAATTGGTGGTACAGGTGCGATTTGTCTTGGAAAGAAAGAAGAAGCGTATGAGTATAGCGGTGGATGGGGACATATTTTAGGTGATGAAGGAAGTGGATATTGGATTGCATTACAATCTTTAAAGAAAATGGCAATTCAATTTGATCAAGGAATCAGTCTTTGTCCATTGAGTTTGAATATTCAAAGGCAGTTTCAACTTTTGACACCGTCTCATATAAAAAGCTTAGTATATACTTCTTCTAAAGATAAAATTGCAGCAATCGCGCCATTAGTTATTCAGGAAGCGAGAAATGGAAATGATGATGCACATGAAATTATAATGCAAGCTGGAAAGGAATTAGCAAGGATTACAGTAAATGTTTATAACAAGTTAAACTTTAAGCACTCAACGCCAATTGCAGTAAGTGGCAGTATATTGCGTTTAGTTCCTGAAATATTTGCTGTATTTAAGAAATGCTGTGAAGAAAGTATGAAAGAAATTATATTTGTATCACAAGCAGAAATGGCAGTGAAAGGAACATATTATTTAATGAGGGATATATATTTTTAA
- a CDS encoding VOC family protein, whose product MSNTNQKITTFLMFEGKAEEAMNFYTSLFDQSEIVSISRYDENGPGKEGTVIHATFTLNGQEFMCIDSYVNHNFTFTPAMSLYVTCETEEEIETVFHKLAQDGAILMPLGSYPFSKKFGWLNDKYGVSWQLTLAE is encoded by the coding sequence ATGAGTAACACAAATCAAAAAATTACTACGTTTTTAATGTTTGAAGGCAAAGCTGAGGAAGCAATGAATTTTTATACGTCGCTATTTGATCAATCGGAAATTGTAAGTATTTCTCGCTACGATGAAAATGGACCTGGTAAAGAGGGAACTGTAATTCATGCAACTTTTACGCTAAATGGCCAAGAGTTTATGTGTATTGATAGTTATGTAAATCATAATTTTACATTCACTCCAGCTATGTCTCTTTATGTAACTTGTGAGACAGAAGAAGAAATTGAAACGGTCTTTCATAAACTAGCGCAGGATGGAGCAATTCTCATGCCTTTAGGTTCTTATCCGTTTAGTAAAAAGTTTGGCTGGTTAAATGATAAGTATGGTGTATCTTGGCAGTTAACTCTTGCTGAATAA